A genomic region of Chryseobacterium sp. KACC 21268 contains the following coding sequences:
- a CDS encoding SulP family inorganic anion transporter: MQKVLNLFDFSQKVNYRNEIFAGLTVAMTMIPESLSFAILAGFSPLTGLYAAFIMGLVTAIFGGRPGLISGGAGATVIVLIPLMISHGIEYVFATVVLAGIIQIFVGIFKLGKFIRLVPQPVMYGFVNGLAIVIFMSQINQFKIQGSESWLFGSSLYVMLGLVALTISVILLFPRLTKKIPASLVAIAVTFALVMIFGIHTKTVSDIANIAGGFPPFHIPNVEMSFEVLKVIFPFALIMSTVGLTEGLLTLNLVDEMTNTKGNSNRECVAQGTANILNGFFFGMGGCPMIAQTLVNLSAGARARLSGIIAALVILFIILFGAPVIGKMPVAALVGVMIMVSVGTFEWASFKAIKRFPKSDIFVMVVVTLITVFLHNLALAVLIGVIISALVFAWESAKRIRAKKYIDDNGVKHYEIFGPLFFGSTTTFAEKFDVMDDPKDVIIDFKESRVVDMSAIDILNKITERYQSQGKTVRLTHLSSDCLRLIKNAENVVAINIIEDREYQVLRD; encoded by the coding sequence ATGCAGAAAGTTCTCAACCTTTTTGATTTCTCTCAAAAAGTAAACTACAGAAACGAAATTTTCGCTGGACTCACCGTTGCAATGACGATGATTCCGGAATCTTTATCGTTTGCCATTCTTGCTGGATTTTCGCCGTTGACAGGTTTGTACGCCGCTTTCATAATGGGATTGGTCACAGCAATTTTTGGCGGACGACCGGGATTGATTTCCGGTGGCGCTGGTGCAACCGTGATTGTTTTGATTCCATTGATGATTTCTCACGGCATCGAATATGTTTTTGCTACCGTGGTTTTGGCTGGCATCATTCAGATTTTCGTGGGGATTTTTAAGTTGGGGAAATTCATTCGGCTGGTTCCGCAACCTGTGATGTACGGCTTTGTAAATGGTTTGGCGATTGTCATTTTTATGTCACAAATCAATCAGTTTAAAATTCAAGGTTCGGAAAGTTGGTTGTTTGGAAGTTCTTTATATGTGATGCTCGGTCTGGTCGCGTTGACGATTTCTGTTATTTTACTATTTCCAAGATTGACAAAGAAGATTCCGGCTTCTTTGGTGGCAATTGCGGTCACTTTTGCTTTGGTAATGATTTTCGGAATTCACACTAAAACAGTGAGTGATATTGCTAATATTGCTGGTGGTTTTCCACCGTTTCACATTCCAAATGTGGAGATGTCTTTTGAAGTTTTGAAGGTCATTTTTCCGTTTGCTTTGATAATGTCAACGGTTGGATTGACGGAAGGTTTGTTGACTTTAAATTTGGTTGATGAAATGACAAATACCAAAGGAAACAGCAACAGAGAATGCGTTGCACAAGGAACAGCCAATATTCTCAACGGTTTCTTTTTCGGAATGGGCGGTTGTCCGATGATTGCACAGACTTTGGTGAATCTTTCGGCTGGCGCAAGAGCCAGATTGTCTGGAATAATCGCTGCTTTGGTTATTCTCTTCATAATCCTTTTTGGTGCACCCGTGATTGGAAAAATGCCAGTTGCTGCTTTGGTTGGCGTAATGATAATGGTTTCTGTTGGAACGTTTGAATGGGCAAGTTTCAAAGCGATAAAGCGATTTCCGAAGTCTGATATTTTTGTGATGGTGGTTGTAACTTTGATTACCGTTTTCCTTCACAATTTGGCTTTGGCAGTTTTGATTGGTGTAATCATTTCCGCTTTGGTGTTCGCTTGGGAAAGTGCAAAAAGAATCCGTGCTAAGAAATATATTGATGATAATGGCGTAAAACATTACGAGATTTTTGGTCCGCTATTTTTTGGTTCTACGACGACTTTTGCGGAGAAATTTGATGTGATGGATGACCCAAAAGATGTGATTATTGATTTCAAGGAAAGTCGTGTGGTGGATATGTCTGCGATTGATATTCTGAATAAAATCACGGAACGGTATCAAAGTCAAGGGAAAACTGTGCGCTTGACACATTTGAGTTCTGATTGTTTGCGGTTGATAAAAAATGCGGAAAATGTGGTGGCTATCAATATTATTGAAGACCGGGAGTATCAGGTTTTGAGGGATTGA
- the crtI gene encoding phytoene desaturase family protein gives MKKKIAIIGSGFSGLSASAYSAKLGHEVHVFEKNSTVGGRARSFQTDNGYTFDMGPSWYWMPDIIENFFNDFNKQASDFYELVPLDPQFEMVFSDGIMAIPQDFEAMKTLFEETEKGAGKRLEDFMKDAQFKYEVGMKDYVTKPCNSWFEFVSLKILKSAFSLDLLTDFSKFVRKYFSNPKLITLMEFPVIFLGASPKDIPALYSLMNYGGYKLGTWYPIGGFIKIIESMQEIAVEQGVKFHFNANVEQIIINEKIANALIVNGEKIEFDSIIASSDYEHTESKMLPKEYRNYDDNYWKKKTFAPSCLIFYLGIKEKIPNLKHHTLFFENDLDLHTTEIYEDKKWPSKPLFYVCCPSKTDQNIAPENCENVFLLMPIATGIADSDQMREKYFLEMMSRLEKHTNTENLILKIEYKRSFCLEDFKQDYNAFEGNAYGLANTLSQTAVLKPSLRNKKIKNLFYTGQLTVPGPGVPPSIISGKIASIEANKQIISSYEKTI, from the coding sequence ATGAAAAAGAAAATTGCCATCATCGGTTCCGGATTCTCAGGCTTGTCGGCCAGCGCCTATTCCGCAAAACTCGGTCACGAAGTTCACGTTTTCGAGAAGAATTCAACAGTTGGCGGACGTGCGCGAAGTTTCCAGACAGACAATGGCTACACTTTCGATATGGGACCAAGTTGGTATTGGATGCCAGATATTATCGAAAATTTCTTTAATGATTTTAATAAACAAGCGTCCGATTTCTATGAATTGGTTCCACTCGATCCACAATTCGAAATGGTCTTTTCTGATGGAATAATGGCGATTCCACAAGATTTTGAAGCGATGAAAACGCTCTTCGAAGAAACCGAGAAAGGCGCAGGAAAACGGTTGGAAGATTTTATGAAAGATGCGCAATTCAAGTACGAAGTTGGGATGAAAGATTACGTCACGAAACCCTGCAATTCTTGGTTTGAGTTTGTTTCGCTTAAGATTCTGAAAAGTGCGTTCAGTCTTGATCTATTGACAGATTTCAGCAAGTTTGTCCGCAAATATTTTTCGAATCCGAAGTTGATCACATTAATGGAATTCCCCGTGATTTTCCTTGGCGCTTCGCCGAAAGATATTCCGGCACTTTACAGTTTAATGAATTATGGCGGTTACAAATTAGGAACTTGGTATCCGATTGGAGGCTTCATCAAGATTATAGAATCGATGCAGGAAATCGCTGTGGAACAAGGTGTTAAATTTCATTTCAATGCGAATGTCGAGCAAATTATTATTAATGAAAAGATAGCAAACGCACTTATCGTCAACGGCGAAAAAATTGAGTTTGATTCGATTATTGCTTCCTCAGATTATGAACATACGGAAAGTAAAATGCTTCCAAAAGAATACAGAAATTACGACGATAATTATTGGAAGAAGAAAACTTTTGCACCGTCTTGTCTCATATTTTATTTGGGAATCAAGGAAAAAATTCCAAATCTGAAACATCACACGTTGTTCTTCGAAAACGATTTGGATCTTCACACGACAGAAATTTATGAAGATAAAAAATGGCCATCCAAACCATTATTCTATGTTTGTTGTCCATCCAAAACCGATCAAAACATTGCGCCGGAAAACTGCGAAAATGTATTTTTATTAATGCCAATCGCCACTGGAATTGCAGATTCTGACCAGATGCGGGAAAAATATTTCCTCGAAATGATGAGCAGATTGGAAAAGCATACGAACACAGAAAATTTAATTCTTAAAATAGAATATAAAAGAAGTTTCTGTCTGGAGGATTTCAAACAGGACTACAACGCCTTCGAGGGAAACGCTTACGGATTGGCAAACACATTGTCACAAACCGCCGTTCTGAAACCTTCGCTAAGAAACAAAAAAATAAAAAATCTCTTTTACACAGGACAATTGACGGTGCCAGGACCAGGTGTTCCGCCAAGCATTATCTCAGGGAAAATTGCCTCCATAGAAGCCAACAAACAAATAATATCTAGCTATGAAAAAACTATTTGA
- a CDS encoding FUSC family protein has product MKSDYLKNELLSFFKLKPSPRSWHIPFLAGLAVGIPLMFGYFLGDIRSALTASLAGLVIIYIPSNSGFIETMMKMFVCSFGMIISYSLGLAFSFNLWIASLVFGILSMVAYFVARYFNLKPPGSFFFIMMASMAIGLPHAPELIPKRVGIFTIGTLSACLICLIYSLLISKKELNKNVTTFNINPYVNLVESFIIGICMLVSVFVGKFFNLDYPYWIPISSLAVLQGVNSYHIWKRGLHRIIGTTIGLGIAWLIFSYVTSSLWICICIITLQIIVEILITRHYALAVMFLTPMGILLAETGSSTSLEPDYLLQMRFLEILIGSAIGCIGGWFLFNERIRFNSIKHLRRSKVVLRKSFQRAK; this is encoded by the coding sequence TTGAAATCCGACTATCTTAAAAACGAGCTTCTCTCCTTTTTCAAATTAAAACCTTCACCGAGAAGCTGGCACATTCCTTTTCTTGCGGGACTTGCGGTTGGAATCCCGTTGATGTTTGGCTACTTTTTGGGCGACATCAGGTCTGCGCTCACAGCGAGTCTTGCAGGATTGGTCATCATTTATATTCCCAGCAACAGTGGATTTATCGAAACGATGATGAAGATGTTTGTCTGCTCGTTTGGGATGATTATTTCGTACAGTTTGGGCTTGGCGTTTAGTTTTAATCTTTGGATTGCATCTTTGGTTTTTGGGATTTTATCGATGGTTGCTTACTTTGTTGCAAGATATTTTAATCTAAAACCACCTGGAAGTTTTTTCTTTATAATGATGGCCTCAATGGCGATTGGACTTCCACACGCGCCGGAATTGATTCCAAAACGAGTTGGGATTTTCACAATTGGAACTTTGAGTGCTTGTCTTATTTGTTTGATTTACAGTTTGTTGATTTCAAAAAAGGAATTAAATAAAAATGTTACCACTTTTAATATCAATCCTTATGTCAATCTCGTAGAATCCTTTATCATCGGGATTTGTATGTTGGTTTCGGTGTTTGTGGGTAAGTTTTTCAATCTAGATTATCCGTATTGGATTCCGATTTCCAGTTTGGCAGTTTTGCAAGGTGTAAATAGCTATCACATCTGGAAACGCGGTCTTCATAGGATTATCGGGACAACCATCGGACTTGGAATTGCGTGGTTGATTTTCTCTTACGTCACGTCTTCCCTATGGATTTGCATTTGCATCATCACGCTTCAAATTATCGTCGAAATATTAATCACAAGACATTACGCTTTGGCCGTGATGTTTCTCACACCAATGGGAATTCTACTCGCCGAAACCGGAAGCTCTACTTCACTTGAACCCGATTACTTATTGCAAATGAGGTTTTTAGAAATTTTAATTGGAAGCGCAATTGGTTGCATCGGCGGTTGGTTTTTGTTTAATGAAAGAATCAGATTCAATTCCATCAAACATTTGAGAAGGTCGAAAGTGGTTTTGAGAAAGAGTTTCCAGAGAGCGAAATAA
- a CDS encoding peptide chain release factor 3, which produces MSLEQEISRRKTFGIISHPDAGKTTLTEKLLLFGGAIQEAGAVKSNKIKKGATSDFMEIERQRGISVATSVLAFEYKGHKINILDTPGHKDFAEDTYRTLTAVDSVIVVIDVAKGVEEQTEKLVQVCRMRNIPMLVFINKLDREGKDAFDLLDEVEQKLGLRVTPLSLPIGMGADFQGIYNIWEKNIQLFLEEKKQKVGEAIKFDDINDSQIDELVGTKAAATLREELELVESVYPEFDRDDYMKGDLQPVFFGSALNNFGVRELLDAFIEIAPKPQPKESSTRVVKPEEKNFTGFVFKIHANMDPKHRDRLAFVKIVSGTFKRNENYLLVREGKKMKFSSPNAFFADKKEVVDESFPGDIVGLHDTGNFRIGDTLTAGEKISFKGIPNFSPEHFRYINNDDPLKAKQLAKGIDQLMDEGVAQLFTLTMNNRKIIGTVGALQYEVIQYRLEHEYGAKCTYEPIGIHKACWVEADERSEEFQEFARLKQRFLARDKYDQLVFLADSSFTIVMTQEKFPNVKLHFISEFATAE; this is translated from the coding sequence ATGTCTTTAGAACAAGAAATCAGCAGGAGAAAAACTTTCGGGATCATCTCTCACCCCGATGCGGGAAAAACGACGCTTACAGAGAAACTTCTTCTTTTTGGAGGAGCGATCCAGGAGGCGGGCGCGGTAAAATCCAACAAGATCAAAAAAGGAGCAACCTCCGATTTTATGGAAATCGAGCGCCAGAGAGGGATCTCCGTAGCGACCTCGGTTTTGGCTTTTGAATATAAAGGTCACAAGATCAATATTTTGGATACTCCTGGTCACAAGGATTTTGCTGAAGATACTTATAGAACTTTGACGGCCGTTGACTCCGTGATTGTCGTGATCGACGTTGCAAAAGGTGTGGAGGAACAGACGGAAAAGTTGGTTCAGGTTTGTAGAATGCGAAATATTCCGATGTTGGTTTTCATCAACAAGTTGGATCGTGAAGGTAAAGATGCCTTCGATCTGCTGGATGAAGTGGAACAGAAATTAGGACTTCGCGTGACGCCACTTTCTCTGCCAATTGGTATGGGAGCGGATTTCCAAGGGATTTATAATATTTGGGAAAAGAATATCCAATTGTTCTTAGAAGAGAAAAAACAGAAAGTTGGCGAGGCTATCAAATTTGATGATATCAATGATTCTCAAATCGATGAATTGGTTGGGACAAAAGCGGCGGCGACCCTTCGTGAGGAATTGGAATTGGTGGAATCCGTGTATCCGGAATTTGACCGAGATGACTATATGAAAGGCGATTTGCAACCGGTTTTCTTCGGTTCTGCTTTGAATAATTTTGGGGTTCGTGAGTTATTGGATGCTTTCATCGAGATTGCGCCGAAGCCTCAGCCAAAGGAAAGTTCGACAAGAGTTGTGAAGCCTGAAGAGAAAAATTTCACTGGATTTGTGTTCAAGATCCACGCGAATATGGATCCCAAGCACAGAGACCGTTTGGCGTTTGTGAAAATCGTTTCTGGAACATTTAAAAGAAATGAAAATTACCTGCTTGTAAGAGAAGGCAAAAAGATGAAGTTCTCCTCTCCCAACGCTTTCTTTGCGGACAAAAAAGAAGTTGTGGACGAGAGTTTCCCAGGCGACATCGTTGGACTTCACGACACAGGAAATTTCAGGATTGGCGATACTTTGACGGCTGGTGAAAAGATCAGTTTCAAAGGAATTCCGAATTTCTCTCCGGAACATTTCCGTTACATCAACAATGATGATCCGTTGAAAGCGAAACAGTTAGCAAAAGGAATCGACCAGTTGATGGACGAAGGTGTAGCCCAGCTTTTCACGCTGACAATGAACAACAGAAAAATCATCGGAACGGTTGGAGCGCTTCAATACGAAGTAATCCAATACCGTTTAGAACACGAATATGGCGCAAAATGTACTTATGAGCCTATCGGAATCCACAAAGCTTGTTGGGTGGAAGCGGACGAAAGGTCTGAGGAATTCCAAGAGTTTGCACGATTGAAACAGAGATTCCTGGCGCGAGATAAATACGACCAATTGGTTTTCCTGGCAGATTCATCCTTCACAATCGTGATGACGCAGGAGAAGTTTCCGAATGTGAAGTTACATTTTATCAGTGAGTTTGCTACGGCAGAGTAA
- a CDS encoding class I SAM-dependent methyltransferase — protein MTKLQKLKNAIQYIIKEPSLLNIILDLNDIRKKEFQKDYPQFLSLPEVSLDEISGGNFEAEVDLCILDGGSLSTDLALLKTLAKGKNSYFEIGTWRGESVWNVAKEIEDCTTLNLSKKEMEAMGWNKRYAELHGILSKKNPKILHLEGNTKTYDFAVLHKKYDLIFIDGDHSYEMVKHDTERVFQHLVNDETVVVWHDYAYNPEKIRYEVFKAILDALPKELHQNLYHPQNTMCAIFTKKKYKTSTFESPKTPEVLFEVKLKSNQF, from the coding sequence ATGACGAAGCTTCAGAAGTTAAAGAACGCCATTCAATACATCATCAAAGAACCAAGTTTGCTCAATATCATTCTCGATTTGAATGATATTAGAAAAAAGGAATTTCAAAAAGATTATCCTCAATTTTTAAGTCTTCCGGAGGTTTCTTTGGACGAGATTTCGGGTGGAAATTTTGAAGCGGAAGTTGATTTATGCATTTTGGACGGTGGTTCGCTTTCTACGGATTTGGCTTTGTTAAAGACCTTAGCCAAAGGAAAAAACTCGTATTTTGAGATTGGAACCTGGCGAGGCGAAAGTGTTTGGAACGTTGCGAAAGAAATTGAAGATTGTACCACGCTCAACCTTTCCAAAAAAGAAATGGAAGCGATGGGCTGGAACAAGAGATACGCGGAACTTCACGGCATTTTATCCAAGAAAAATCCAAAAATCCTCCATCTGGAAGGCAATACCAAAACCTATGATTTTGCTGTACTGCATAAAAAATATGATTTGATTTTCATCGATGGCGACCATTCTTACGAAATGGTAAAACACGATACAGAAAGGGTTTTCCAGCATTTGGTTAACGATGAAACGGTGGTTGTATGGCACGATTACGCTTACAATCCGGAGAAAATCCGATATGAAGTTTTCAAGGCGATTTTGGATGCGTTGCCGAAAGAATTGCATCAAAATCTTTATCATCCGCAAAATACGATGTGCGCAATTTTCACCAAGAAAAAATATAAAACTTCAACGTTTGAAAGTCCGAAGACGCCGGAAGTTTTGTTTGAAGTGAAATTAAAGTCAAATCAATTTTAA
- a CDS encoding helix-turn-helix domain-containing protein → MKFTFIKEIIGLAEKFDSQNQDHFYANDINGFKSWIADKELDKRNSESTEQIWQGKEEGRSPESVISTLLVHLNRYAKTYSKSAIAGSDFKTQDEFSYLINLKAFGLMTKMELIKKNIHDKSSGILIINRLINQGWIQQSDSQEDKRSKVLNITEAGKLALDNQMEKIRNATRIVSGNINHSEKMELIRILDKLEKFHQPIFLKNIDSQQLLDEVNRQYFLGKL, encoded by the coding sequence ATGAAATTCACCTTTATCAAAGAAATCATCGGTTTGGCGGAAAAATTTGATTCTCAAAATCAGGATCATTTTTATGCTAATGACATCAATGGTTTCAAATCTTGGATCGCAGACAAAGAACTCGACAAAAGAAACTCCGAATCCACCGAACAAATTTGGCAAGGAAAAGAGGAAGGTCGATCGCCGGAAAGCGTTATCAGCACTTTGTTGGTACATCTAAATCGTTATGCAAAAACTTATTCCAAATCTGCCATCGCAGGTTCGGATTTCAAAACGCAGGACGAATTCAGTTATTTGATCAATCTCAAAGCTTTTGGTTTGATGACAAAAATGGAATTGATTAAAAAAAATATCCACGACAAATCTTCCGGGATATTAATTATCAACAGATTAATAAACCAAGGTTGGATCCAACAATCCGATTCCCAAGAAGACAAGCGATCCAAAGTCCTTAACATTACTGAAGCTGGAAAATTGGCCTTAGACAATCAAATGGAAAAGATTCGAAACGCCACACGAATTGTCAGCGGAAATATAAACCATTCCGAAAAAATGGAATTGATAAGAATTCTCGACAAATTGGAAAAATTCCATCAGCCTATATTTTTAAAGAATATTGATAGTCAGCAATTGCTGGATGAAGTTAATAGACAATATTTTTTAGGAAAATTATAA
- a CDS encoding MFS transporter — MKNYTFLNIRKFSKINFRGIFANYFNDMDATIDHSENTATSLISYIFFTFIGYFIIGLSLSVLPIFIHQGLGFSMLVAGIVISLQYVMTFVMRAYSGKIVDNKGPKPAVLGSMLGFSATGIILILAFYFKFSPITSLVFLIFTRLLTGSAEGMIGASPINWAIMSLGEKYTAKIISYNGVACYGALALGASLGVVIVKNFSFYGLGILIVILGLIGYFFARTKENRTGKKSEEAQKSFWNVLGKVAPFGMCLALGGLGFATISTFITLYYDFHHWENGALCLSVFGILFVVSRLIFSNAINRFGGINVAIASLTVETLGLTIICLATHPYLALVGAGITGLGFSLIFPALGVMAMKTVPSSNQGSALAGYGLFIDISLGITGPLIGGVADAFGLAYIFPFSIAIVLIGLGLAYFLKMKLSE, encoded by the coding sequence GTGAAAAATTATACATTTCTTAATATCAGAAAATTCTCTAAAATCAATTTCCGAGGTATCTTTGCAAATTATTTTAATGATATGGATGCAACGATTGACCACTCAGAGAACACCGCAACTTCCCTGATTTCTTATATATTTTTCACTTTTATTGGTTACTTTATCATCGGATTGTCGCTTTCCGTTTTACCGATTTTCATTCATCAAGGTTTGGGATTCAGTATGTTGGTGGCGGGAATTGTGATTAGTCTTCAGTATGTGATGACGTTTGTGATGCGCGCTTATTCCGGAAAAATCGTGGACAACAAAGGTCCAAAACCCGCAGTTCTTGGAAGTATGTTGGGATTTTCGGCGACCGGAATTATTTTGATATTGGCGTTTTACTTTAAGTTCTCTCCCATCACAAGTTTGGTTTTCCTGATTTTCACCCGTTTGCTGACAGGTTCTGCAGAAGGAATGATTGGCGCAAGTCCCATCAATTGGGCGATTATGAGTCTTGGTGAAAAATACACCGCCAAAATCATTTCTTACAATGGCGTTGCCTGCTACGGCGCTTTGGCTCTGGGCGCATCTTTGGGCGTTGTGATTGTGAAGAATTTCAGTTTTTATGGATTGGGAATTCTGATTGTCATTTTAGGATTGATAGGCTATTTCTTCGCCAGAACCAAAGAAAACCGAACCGGCAAAAAATCCGAAGAAGCTCAAAAATCTTTCTGGAACGTGCTTGGAAAAGTTGCACCATTCGGGATGTGTTTGGCTTTGGGCGGATTGGGATTTGCCACGATTTCAACGTTCATAACGCTTTATTACGACTTTCACCATTGGGAAAACGGCGCGCTGTGTCTGTCGGTTTTCGGGATTTTGTTCGTCGTTTCGAGATTGATTTTCAGTAATGCGATTAACAGATTTGGCGGAATCAATGTGGCGATTGCCAGTTTGACGGTTGAAACATTAGGTCTGACCATCATTTGTTTAGCGACTCACCCATATTTAGCTCTCGTGGGCGCAGGAATCACGGGATTAGGATTTTCATTGATATTCCCAGCTTTGGGCGTAATGGCGATGAAAACTGTTCCGTCTTCCAATCAAGGTTCGGCGTTGGCCGGCTACGGATTGTTCATCGATATTTCTTTGGGAATCACGGGTCCTTTGATTGGCGGTGTGGCTGATGCTTTTGGATTGGCTTACATTTTCCCATTCAGTATTGCGATTGTTTTGATTGGATTGGGATTGGCTTATTTTCTGAAAATGAAATTGTCTGAGTAA
- a CDS encoding DUF4349 domain-containing protein: MKKLILTVFVLSTLTMCKKSDLEQANNTIASADSLVDNVSESVEKFDSTANKIVDSVNLKAKDLIKNKEEIEKAFENSKNKIDSIGENVEKFKKEIEEKKISSNLDSIKNSIKKEIPKPVTKSVNKIVYRDKPTQNPEPKPASILKKGYVEINVDDIATGKYLVQEQIRKYDGNIKTENLISNDEFQTYYITAKVPLQKFDYLVEELADLGTVKNKNVEIVGNDYNQNKMCDIEITLYGNKLHPTENENDKSFGDRSLDAISSGWNVIGSILLFLLPFWPVFLIAGIGYYFYKKKNNKNQNPPENKDSQENV; encoded by the coding sequence ATGAAAAAATTAATATTGACCGTGTTCGTCCTGAGCACATTGACAATGTGTAAGAAGTCCGATTTAGAACAAGCTAACAACACCATCGCAAGTGCAGATTCTCTAGTCGATAACGTTTCGGAAAGTGTTGAGAAATTCGATTCTACTGCCAACAAGATTGTAGATTCAGTCAATTTGAAAGCTAAAGATCTCATCAAAAATAAAGAGGAAATCGAGAAAGCTTTTGAAAACAGCAAGAATAAAATAGACTCAATTGGTGAGAATGTTGAGAAATTCAAGAAGGAAATCGAGGAGAAAAAAATCAGTTCTAATCTGGATTCGATTAAAAATTCCATCAAAAAAGAAATTCCAAAACCTGTCACCAAATCGGTAAACAAAATCGTTTACAGAGACAAACCAACACAAAATCCAGAGCCGAAACCTGCTTCAATTCTGAAGAAAGGTTATGTAGAAATCAACGTGGATGATATTGCAACGGGAAAATATCTGGTGCAGGAACAAATCAGAAAATATGATGGAAACATCAAAACCGAAAATCTGATCAGTAATGACGAATTCCAAACTTACTACATCACAGCGAAAGTTCCGCTTCAGAAATTCGATTATCTGGTGGAGGAATTGGCAGACCTTGGAACTGTGAAAAATAAGAATGTCGAGATTGTCGGAAATGACTACAATCAAAACAAAATGTGCGACATCGAGATCACTTTGTACGGCAACAAACTCCATCCAACTGAAAATGAAAATGATAAAAGTTTCGGTGACAGATCTCTGGACGCAATTTCCTCTGGCTGGAATGTTATCGGGAGCATTCTGCTCTTTCTCCTACCCTTTTGGCCAGTTTTCCTGATCGCCGGAATTGGTTATTATTTCTACAAAAAGAAAAACAACAAAAACCAAAACCCTCCTGAAAATAAGGATTCGCAAGAGAATGTATAA
- a CDS encoding glycosyltransferase family 2 protein, whose product MKFLIIIPAHNEEQSIASCLESLQKQSFQDFTCVVVNDGSTDKTKEIVENFQLQTSNFQLLNLQTSEHQPGAKVVRSFNKGLESVDWKGFDVICKYDADIVFPRNYLEKVNQVFEENPKAGLVSGLVYIRNYKQNPQIKNLKLPSENLFDFSNKNHDWVFENLSSKNHVRGPIKAYRKECFEAMNGLRPVLGWDNLDVLLAKKHGWEVVTIKDIWVKHLRPTAYKYKDQKAEKLGQYFYNIGLSLPLAMISSAKSSFKNRSAKEFFTTINSFLKQNEKRELNKEEINFIRNLRWKEFFKNFGL is encoded by the coding sequence TTGAAATTTCTCATCATCATTCCTGCGCACAACGAAGAACAGAGCATTGCTTCGTGTTTGGAATCTTTGCAAAAGCAGAGTTTTCAGGACTTTACCTGTGTGGTTGTGAATGATGGTTCTACCGACAAGACCAAAGAAATCGTAGAAAACTTCCAACTTCAAACTTCTAATTTCCAACTTTTAAATCTCCAAACTTCTGAACATCAGCCTGGTGCAAAAGTGGTGCGGTCTTTTAACAAGGGTTTGGAATCTGTGGATTGGAAAGGTTTTGATGTGATTTGTAAGTATGATGCAGACATTGTTTTTCCAAGAAATTACCTTGAAAAAGTCAATCAGGTTTTTGAGGAAAATCCTAAAGCTGGATTGGTTTCCGGCTTGGTTTACATCAGAAATTACAAGCAAAATCCACAAATTAAAAATCTGAAATTGCCGAGCGAAAATCTCTTCGATTTCAGTAATAAAAATCACGATTGGGTTTTCGAAAATCTGTCTTCCAAAAATCACGTTAGAGGTCCGATAAAAGCTTACAGGAAGGAATGTTTTGAAGCGATGAATGGACTTCGGCCCGTTTTGGGCTGGGACAATCTGGATGTCTTGCTGGCGAAAAAACACGGTTGGGAAGTGGTGACTATCAAAGATATTTGGGTCAAACATTTGCGCCCGACAGCTTATAAATACAAAGACCAGAAAGCGGAAAAACTTGGACAGTATTTTTACAATATTGGCTTGAGTTTGCCTCTGGCGATGATTTCTTCAGCTAAATCTTCTTTTAAAAATCGTTCTGCGAAAGAGTTTTTCACAACGATTAATTCTTTTTTGAAACAAAATGAAAAACGGGAATTGAACAAAGAGGAAATTAATTTTATCCGAAACCTACGTTGGAAAGAGTTCTTCAAAAACTTCGGATTATGA